One Georgenia wutianyii DNA segment encodes these proteins:
- the mgrA gene encoding L-glyceraldehyde 3-phosphate reductase: protein MSYLPAGDRYDSMIYRRCGRSGLDLPAIALGLWQNFGHDKSEDTQREIVLHAFDRGVTHIDLANNYGPPPGAAESFFGRLLATDLAPYRDELVISSKAGYRMWPGPYGEWGSRKYLLSSLDASLRRLGQDYVDIFYSHRDDPTTPLHETMGALKTAVDSGRALYAGISSYTAERAAQAVEVAREIGLTLLVHQPSYSMLNRWVEEGSPSALDVTAEAGMGNVVFSPLAQGMLTGRYLDGVPQDSRAARDGSLRREFLTEESIGHIRALADIAAERGQTLAQLAIVWVLRDPRVTTALVGASSVAQLDDTLAALDNLELSDEELARIDEHAVDAGINIWAARTR from the coding sequence ATGAGCTACCTGCCCGCGGGTGACCGCTACGACTCCATGATCTACCGCCGCTGCGGACGCAGCGGCCTGGACCTGCCGGCGATCGCACTCGGCCTGTGGCAGAACTTCGGGCACGACAAGTCCGAGGACACGCAGCGGGAGATCGTCCTGCACGCCTTCGACCGCGGCGTCACCCACATCGACCTCGCGAACAACTACGGCCCGCCCCCGGGCGCGGCCGAGTCGTTCTTCGGCCGGCTGCTCGCCACCGACCTCGCGCCCTACCGCGACGAGCTCGTCATCTCCTCCAAGGCCGGCTACCGCATGTGGCCGGGGCCCTACGGCGAGTGGGGCTCGCGCAAGTACCTCCTCTCCTCCCTCGACGCCTCGCTGCGTCGCCTCGGGCAGGACTACGTCGACATCTTCTACTCCCACCGCGACGACCCGACGACCCCGCTGCACGAGACGATGGGGGCACTGAAGACCGCCGTCGACTCCGGCCGCGCGCTCTACGCGGGCATCTCCTCCTACACCGCCGAGCGGGCCGCACAGGCCGTCGAGGTCGCGCGGGAGATCGGTCTCACGCTGCTCGTCCACCAGCCCTCGTACTCGATGCTCAACCGCTGGGTCGAGGAGGGCAGCCCGAGCGCGCTGGACGTCACCGCGGAGGCCGGGATGGGCAACGTCGTCTTCTCCCCGCTCGCCCAGGGCATGCTCACCGGCCGCTACCTCGACGGCGTGCCGCAGGACTCGCGCGCGGCGCGCGACGGCTCGCTGCGCCGGGAGTTCCTCACCGAGGAGAGCATCGGGCACATCCGGGCACTCGCCGACATCGCGGCCGAGCGCGGTCAGACGCTCGCCCAGCTCGCCATCGTGTGGGTGCTGCGCGACCCGCGCGTGACGACCGCCCTCGTCGGCGCCTCGAGCGTCGCACAGCTGGACGACACGCTCGCGGCGCTGGACAACCTCGAGCTCAGCGACGAGGAGCTCGCGCGCATCGACGAGCACGCCGTCGACGCCGGCATCAACATCTGGGCGGCGCGCACCCGCTGA
- a CDS encoding HelD family protein: MAQPNATRVPWQADQEFVDHVYARLDDLRRRYRDRLADVRRQGASGTPQNRSERDAFATHYEETLARLEQVENRLVFGRLDLQDESRRYIGRIGIADDEQESLLIDWRAPAARPFYQATAAQRGEVVLRRHLMTRGRQVTGVEDELLDTAADVEGLTGEGALFAAMSAAREGRMNDIVATIQAEQDEIIRSDVDGVLVVEGGPGTGKTAVALHRAAYLLYTHRERLERSGVLVVGPSRVFLRYIEQVLPSLGESGVVATTLGDLLADVPVTGTEPEAVAALKGRPVMAQVLRSAVRGIPRRLAEPVVLDVDGEQVLLEPDDVRSAQERARRSGRPHNIARRTYATAVLEAVVRRWAEDKGLDLESEHGYLLQSVRESRDARREINLRWMPTTPEQLLRRLYADPELLARHARGLTVQERRLLRRPADAPWTPADLPLLDELAVLLGHLENPQQERARVAREAEQAAAVAYAEHAIREDGLGGGLVDAQTLAARFAAPEASLSVAERAAADREWTYGHIVVDEAQELSPMAWRALLRRNPARSMTLVGDLDQRSGHTPARSWRELLGTAAHEHVRTAALTINYRTPAEVMRAAVRVLRAAGGAHAAPARSAREVPGSLRTTRLAGEADLVDVVAAEHAALGAGRVAVITAPGRVAATRAALADRLAGKLEAPGGDLLGAPVVVLDAVAAKGLEFDVVVLVEPAEIARGGPGDLYVAMTRPTRRLHVVHRAPLPEGFEA; the protein is encoded by the coding sequence GTGGCGCAGCCGAACGCGACGCGGGTTCCGTGGCAGGCGGACCAGGAGTTCGTCGACCATGTGTACGCGCGCCTCGACGACCTTCGGCGCCGCTACCGCGACCGCCTGGCCGACGTCCGCCGACAGGGCGCGTCGGGGACACCGCAGAACCGGTCCGAGCGCGACGCGTTCGCCACCCACTACGAGGAGACGCTCGCGCGGCTCGAGCAGGTGGAGAACCGGCTCGTCTTCGGCCGCCTCGACCTGCAGGACGAGTCGCGCCGGTACATCGGGCGCATCGGCATCGCAGACGACGAGCAGGAGTCGCTCCTCATCGACTGGCGCGCGCCGGCCGCCCGCCCCTTCTACCAGGCGACCGCCGCCCAGCGCGGTGAGGTCGTGCTGCGCCGCCACCTCATGACCCGCGGCCGCCAGGTCACCGGCGTGGAGGACGAGCTGCTCGACACGGCCGCCGACGTCGAGGGCCTCACCGGCGAGGGCGCCCTGTTCGCCGCGATGTCCGCAGCCCGCGAGGGCCGGATGAACGACATCGTCGCCACGATCCAGGCCGAGCAGGACGAGATCATCCGCTCCGACGTCGACGGCGTCCTCGTCGTCGAGGGCGGGCCGGGCACGGGCAAGACCGCCGTCGCGCTCCACCGCGCCGCCTACCTCCTCTACACCCACCGCGAGCGCCTCGAGCGCTCCGGGGTGCTCGTCGTCGGGCCGAGCCGGGTCTTCCTGCGCTACATCGAGCAGGTCCTCCCCTCCCTCGGTGAGAGCGGCGTCGTCGCCACCACGCTCGGCGACCTGCTCGCCGACGTCCCGGTCACCGGCACCGAGCCCGAGGCGGTCGCCGCGCTCAAGGGCCGGCCGGTCATGGCCCAGGTCCTGCGCAGCGCCGTGCGGGGCATCCCGCGCCGCCTCGCCGAGCCCGTCGTCCTCGACGTCGACGGCGAGCAGGTGCTCCTCGAGCCGGACGACGTGCGCTCCGCGCAGGAGCGCGCCCGGCGCAGCGGCCGGCCGCACAACATCGCCCGGCGCACCTACGCGACGGCGGTGCTCGAGGCCGTCGTACGCCGCTGGGCCGAGGACAAGGGCCTGGACCTGGAGTCCGAGCACGGCTACCTCCTGCAGTCGGTGCGCGAGTCGCGCGACGCCCGCCGCGAGATCAACCTGCGCTGGATGCCCACGACGCCCGAGCAGCTGCTGCGGCGGCTCTACGCCGACCCCGAGCTGCTCGCCCGCCACGCCCGCGGGCTCACCGTCCAGGAGCGCCGCCTGCTCCGCCGGCCCGCCGACGCCCCGTGGACCCCAGCCGACCTGCCGCTCCTCGACGAGCTCGCCGTCCTCCTCGGGCACCTGGAGAACCCGCAGCAGGAGCGGGCGCGCGTCGCCCGCGAGGCCGAGCAGGCAGCCGCGGTGGCCTACGCCGAGCACGCCATCCGTGAGGACGGCCTCGGCGGCGGCCTCGTCGACGCCCAGACCCTCGCCGCGCGGTTCGCCGCGCCGGAGGCGAGCCTGTCGGTCGCCGAGCGGGCGGCCGCGGACCGGGAGTGGACCTACGGCCACATCGTCGTCGACGAGGCGCAGGAGCTGTCGCCGATGGCGTGGCGCGCGCTGCTGCGGCGCAACCCGGCCCGCTCGATGACGCTCGTCGGCGACCTCGACCAGCGTTCAGGCCACACCCCCGCCCGCAGCTGGCGCGAGCTGCTCGGGACCGCGGCGCACGAGCACGTGCGCACGGCGGCCCTGACGATCAACTACCGCACGCCCGCCGAGGTCATGCGCGCCGCCGTGCGCGTCCTGCGCGCCGCCGGCGGGGCGCACGCGGCGCCCGCCCGCTCGGCCCGCGAGGTGCCCGGCTCGCTGCGCACGACGCGCCTGGCGGGCGAGGCCGACCTCGTCGACGTCGTCGCCGCGGAGCACGCCGCGCTCGGCGCGGGACGGGTCGCGGTGATCACTGCACCCGGCAGGGTCGCCGCGACGCGGGCCGCGCTCGCCGACCGGCTGGCGGGGAAGCTCGAGGCGCCCGGTGGGGACCTCCTCGGGGCGCCCGTCGTCGTCCTGGACGCCGTCGCGGCCAAGGGCCTGGAGTTCGACGTCGTCGTGCTCGTCGAGCCGGCCGAGATCGCCCGTGGCGGACCCGGCGACCTGTACGTCGCGATGACCCGGCCGACCCGCCGCCTGCACGTCGTCCACCGCGCCCCGCTGCCGGAGGGGTTCGAGGCGTAG
- a CDS encoding LysM peptidoglycan-binding domain-containing protein, translated as MSALAIPVRSGPVGGVRAARPAPHLRLVGPDFVPPVAVVAPTARPTAGPAARPAIRLSARGRVVRGALLLLTSLALAIAGGAWVGSVASEAGTYTGPVERVSVGAGDTLWAIAATSAAEGQDVRDVVDDIMRLNGLGSGELVVGQQIVVPAP; from the coding sequence ATGAGTGCACTGGCGATCCCCGTCCGGTCCGGCCCCGTCGGTGGCGTCCGCGCCGCCCGCCCGGCACCCCACCTCCGCCTCGTCGGGCCGGACTTCGTCCCGCCCGTCGCCGTCGTGGCGCCGACCGCCCGTCCCACCGCCGGTCCCGCCGCGAGGCCCGCGATCCGCCTCTCGGCCCGCGGGCGCGTCGTGCGCGGGGCCCTCCTGCTCCTCACCTCACTCGCCCTGGCGATCGCGGGAGGTGCCTGGGTGGGCAGCGTCGCCTCGGAGGCCGGCACGTACACCGGACCGGTCGAGCGCGTGAGCGTCGGCGCGGGGGACACCCTGTGGGCGATCGCCGCCACGTCGGCAGCGGAGGGGCAGGACGTGCGCGACGTCGTCGACGACATCATGCGCCTCAACGGCCTGGGGTCCGGGGAGCTCGTCGTGGGGCAGCAGATCGTCGTCCCCGCGCCCTGA
- a CDS encoding Ldh family oxidoreductase, translating to MADGELRLPLEEVHRVVRAAVGRLGLTGERGDLCARLFVEATRDGVYSHGVERLPRFARTVAAGLVDVSATPERTAGSGAVERWDGRRGPGNLNAWAAMDRAVALARTHGVGAVALGNTNHWMRGGTYGRQAAEAGLLAMCWSNTIANTSAAGEEPVVGNNPLVVAVPRPAGPLVLDMALSQFSVGVLTGYAQRGERLPVPGGFTAEGDLTHDAAAVLDSGRPAAVGRWKGFALAVVLDAWAAMLSGGAATHELGTDPEGESGQTQFFLALDPGVVSGPDEQERVADAVVASLHAAGADLRYPGEGTERARRENLERGLPVRRATWAEVSTLAGASA from the coding sequence ATGGCCGACGGCGAGCTGCGCCTGCCGCTCGAGGAGGTCCACCGCGTCGTCCGCGCCGCGGTCGGGCGGCTCGGGCTCACCGGCGAGCGCGGCGACCTGTGCGCCCGGCTGTTCGTCGAGGCCACCCGCGACGGGGTGTACTCCCACGGCGTCGAACGCCTCCCCCGCTTCGCACGCACCGTCGCCGCCGGCCTCGTCGACGTCTCGGCCACGCCGGAGCGGACTGCCGGCAGCGGGGCTGTCGAGCGGTGGGACGGACGGCGCGGCCCCGGGAACCTCAACGCCTGGGCCGCGATGGACCGCGCGGTCGCCCTCGCCCGCACGCACGGGGTCGGCGCCGTCGCCCTCGGCAACACGAACCACTGGATGCGCGGCGGCACCTACGGCCGGCAGGCGGCCGAGGCTGGCCTCCTCGCGATGTGCTGGTCGAACACCATCGCCAACACCTCCGCCGCCGGGGAGGAGCCCGTCGTCGGCAACAACCCGCTCGTCGTCGCCGTCCCCCGGCCTGCCGGTCCGCTCGTCCTCGACATGGCGCTGAGCCAGTTCTCCGTCGGTGTCCTCACCGGCTACGCCCAGCGCGGCGAGCGGCTCCCGGTCCCCGGCGGCTTCACCGCCGAGGGCGACCTCACGCACGACGCCGCCGCGGTCCTCGACAGCGGGCGCCCGGCCGCGGTCGGTCGCTGGAAGGGCTTCGCGCTCGCCGTCGTCCTCGACGCGTGGGCCGCCATGCTCTCCGGCGGGGCCGCGACCCACGAGCTCGGCACGGACCCGGAGGGCGAGAGCGGCCAGACCCAGTTCTTCCTCGCCCTCGACCCGGGCGTCGTCAGCGGTCCCGACGAGCAGGAGCGGGTGGCCGACGCCGTCGTCGCCTCGCTGCACGCCGCCGGCGCGGACCTGCGCTACCCCGGTGAGGGCACCGAGCGCGCCCGGCGCGAGAACCTCGAGCGCGGGCTGCCCGTGCGGCGGGCCACCTGGGCCGAGGTCAGCACCCTCGCGGGCGCGAGCGCCTAG
- the serA gene encoding phosphoglycerate dehydrogenase — protein MRALLLENPHPNADLALEAAGLEVRRHPGAMGEDELIAALDGVQVLGIRSKTTVSRRVLEAAPDLLVIGSFAIGTNQIDLRFAAHRGVAVFNAPFSNTRSVVELALGEIVALSRRLTVVDDALHAGTWLKSAAGAHEVRGRTLGIVGYGNIGTQLSVLAEALGMRVVFYDMAEKLALGNARRMGSLDELLDVSDVVTLHVDGRPGNAGMFGPEQFDRMRPGSIFLNLSRGFVVDYGALREHVLSGKIVGAAVDVFADEPMRTGDPFDSELRGLPNVILTPHVGGSTEEAQEGIGAFVSNKLARYVLDGTTTMSVNVPPLALDPAPAARHRVAYLHRNTPGALALVNQAFAESGANIEGQILGTSGDLGYVITDIGGDLPDEARQALDEVPDTIRLRVLPAGQTEV, from the coding sequence GTGCGCGCACTGCTGCTGGAGAACCCCCACCCGAACGCCGACCTTGCCCTGGAGGCCGCCGGCCTCGAGGTCCGCCGCCACCCCGGCGCGATGGGCGAGGACGAGCTCATCGCGGCCCTGGACGGCGTCCAGGTCCTCGGCATCCGGTCCAAGACGACGGTGAGCCGCCGGGTGCTCGAGGCTGCGCCGGACCTCCTCGTCATCGGCTCCTTCGCCATCGGGACGAACCAGATCGACCTGCGCTTCGCGGCCCACCGCGGCGTGGCCGTGTTCAACGCCCCGTTCTCCAACACGCGCTCGGTCGTCGAGCTCGCGCTCGGGGAGATCGTCGCGCTCAGCCGGCGCCTCACCGTCGTCGACGACGCCCTGCACGCCGGGACCTGGCTCAAGAGCGCGGCCGGCGCGCACGAGGTGCGCGGGCGCACGCTCGGCATCGTCGGCTACGGCAACATCGGCACGCAGCTGTCCGTCCTCGCCGAGGCGCTGGGCATGCGGGTGGTCTTCTACGACATGGCCGAGAAGCTCGCGCTGGGCAACGCACGGCGCATGGGCAGCCTGGACGAGCTGCTCGACGTCTCCGACGTCGTCACCCTCCACGTCGACGGTCGGCCGGGGAACGCGGGGATGTTCGGCCCCGAGCAGTTCGACCGGATGCGGCCCGGCTCGATCTTCCTCAACCTCTCGCGCGGCTTCGTCGTCGACTACGGCGCGCTGCGCGAGCACGTCCTCTCGGGCAAGATCGTCGGCGCCGCCGTCGACGTCTTCGCCGACGAGCCGATGCGCACCGGTGACCCGTTCGACTCCGAGCTGCGCGGCCTGCCCAACGTCATCCTCACCCCGCACGTCGGCGGGTCGACCGAGGAGGCGCAGGAGGGCATCGGCGCGTTCGTCTCGAACAAGCTCGCCCGCTACGTCCTGGACGGCACGACGACGATGAGCGTCAACGTCCCCCCGCTCGCCCTCGACCCGGCGCCCGCCGCCCGCCACCGGGTGGCCTACCTGCACCGCAACACCCCCGGTGCGCTGGCGCTGGTCAACCAGGCGTTCGCGGAGAGCGGGGCGAACATCGAGGGGCAGATCCTCGGCACCTCGGGCGACCTGGGCTACGTCATCACCGACATCGGCGGCGACCTGCCCGACGAGGCCCGCCAGGCGCTGGACGAGGTCCCCGACACCATCCGGCTGCGTGTCCTGCCTGCTGGGCAGACCGAGGTCTGA
- the nrdR gene encoding transcriptional regulator NrdR, with protein sequence MHCPFCRNADSRVIDSRTADDGSSIRRRRECTACHRRFTTIETSSLSVVKRSGVVEPFSRAKVMAGVRKACQGRPVSDDDLALLAQQVEETVRSAGAAQIDAEEVGRAILGPLRALDEVAYLRFASVYSSFTSLDDFESAITALRAERPDPSPGPEADGSASVEAGEPGSR encoded by the coding sequence GTGCACTGTCCGTTCTGCCGGAACGCCGACTCCAGGGTCATCGACTCGCGGACGGCCGACGACGGCTCGTCCATCCGCAGGCGGCGCGAGTGCACCGCGTGCCACCGGCGCTTCACGACGATCGAGACGTCGAGTCTCTCGGTGGTGAAGCGCTCGGGCGTCGTCGAGCCCTTCAGCCGCGCGAAGGTCATGGCCGGGGTGCGCAAGGCGTGCCAGGGCCGCCCGGTCTCCGACGACGACCTCGCACTCCTGGCCCAGCAGGTCGAGGAGACCGTGCGCTCGGCCGGCGCCGCGCAGATCGATGCCGAGGAGGTCGGCCGCGCCATCCTCGGGCCGCTGCGCGCCCTCGACGAGGTCGCCTACCTCCGCTTCGCGAGCGTCTACTCCTCCTTCACCTCCCTGGACGACTTCGAGTCGGCGATCACCGCCCTGCGGGCCGAGCGCCCCGACCCGTCCCCCGGGCCCGAGGCGGACGGCTCGGCTAGTGTTGAGGCTGGCGAGCCCGGCTCGCGCTGA
- the lexA gene encoding transcriptional repressor LexA: MSSTSTSPATDIRGARGVNQDERPGATVHELPEREPVDGALTERQRLVLETIRRSVDERGYPPTMREIGHLVGLTSPSSVKHQLTALERKGYLRRDPKRPRAIEIVGSEVRGPQQLGSPEDGTDAPAPTFVPVVGRIAAGGPILAEQTVEDVFPLPRQLVGDGDLFLLKVQGDSMIEAAICDGDWVVVRRQPVAENGEIVAALLGEEATIKTLQRRDGHVWLLPANEAYSPIDGDHAQVLGRVVSVLRSL; encoded by the coding sequence CTGTCGAGCACGAGCACATCACCAGCCACTGACATTCGAGGAGCACGAGGCGTGAACCAGGACGAGCGGCCCGGCGCGACCGTGCACGAGCTCCCCGAGCGTGAGCCTGTCGACGGCGCCCTCACCGAGCGGCAGCGTCTCGTCCTCGAGACGATCCGCCGCTCGGTCGACGAGCGCGGATACCCCCCGACCATGCGGGAGATCGGCCACCTCGTCGGGCTCACCAGCCCGTCGTCGGTCAAGCACCAGCTCACCGCCCTCGAGCGCAAGGGGTACCTGCGCCGCGACCCCAAGCGCCCGCGGGCGATCGAGATCGTCGGCAGCGAGGTCCGCGGACCGCAGCAGCTCGGCAGCCCGGAGGACGGCACCGACGCCCCCGCGCCCACCTTCGTGCCCGTCGTCGGGCGCATCGCGGCCGGCGGCCCGATCCTGGCCGAGCAGACGGTCGAGGACGTCTTCCCGCTGCCGCGCCAGCTCGTCGGGGACGGGGACCTCTTCCTCCTCAAGGTCCAGGGCGACTCGATGATCGAGGCCGCCATCTGCGACGGCGACTGGGTCGTCGTGCGCCGCCAGCCGGTCGCGGAGAACGGGGAGATCGTCGCCGCCCTGCTGGGGGAGGAGGCCACGATCAAGACGCTCCAGCGCCGCGACGGCCACGTGTGGCTGCTCCCGGCCAACGAGGCCTACTCCCCCATCGACGGCGACCACGCCCAGGTCCTGGGGCGCGTCGTCTCGGTCCTGCGCAGCCTGTAG